DNA sequence from the Paenibacillus azoreducens genome:
TTATTAGTTGAGGTTTTCGAATTATCGCAAAGATTAAATCTCAGTCAATATTATATTGGTGCTGGTTGTATTGTGCAGACTGTTTGGAATTGTTTGATAGGAAATCCTTTGGATTATGGTATTGATGATATTGATATTGTGTATTTCGATACTGATCTTACATATCAAAAAGAAGATGGGATAATAAAATTAAGCAAGGAAGTTTTCTGTAAGTTTCCAATCAAGGTAGATATTAAAAATCAAGCAAGGGTTCATTTATGGTATAAAGACAAATTTGGAATCGATCTTGAACCATATTTATCAATAGAAGAAGCAATTAATTCATGGCCAACAACAGCAACATCATTAGGAGTTAGACGCGATGAGAATGAAGGATGGAAAATCCATTCACCCTTCGGGCTAGAGGATCTATTTCAGTTAAAAGTAAAAGCAAATAAAAAGCTAATAACACAAGAAATTTATAAAACCAAATACGAGAAATGGAAAAGAAAATGGCCAGAAATTACAGTTATACCTTGGTAGAATAATCGAAGAAGAAGGACTATCGCATAACACCATATCTACGCTGCGGACCATTCGGTCCTTGGTTCGTAAGAAGAGGTAGGCAGAGAAGGGGAATCAACTCACAACCCTGCGAGGCTAAGTCTGTCGGACCCGGTCGCGTTGCTCCCTTAAGCCTCTCGGGTTCGTAGATACAGGAACGTTATATGAAAGATCAGAAAAACTAGATAATCAATAAAATTAAAGAAAGAGCGGATAATTATTATGGCATTCTGTATTAATTTCAAGTTAATTAGAATGGATGATACCAAAGCAATATATGCATATGGAGATTGTACAGAAAACTTTGAAGGATTATTTGAACTAGATTTAGAAAAATTATTATCTGGTGAGACTCCAAGTGATACGGATATTAGGGAAGTAGTAAAAGTAATTAAACCATGCATAAGTGATATAGAATATCAACATAAAGCAAACAGGGCATTTATTAAAATCTATAAACACTATAAAGAGACAAGTACCTATTTATTAGAAGGTGGCTATTATGCATAGATATTTCCGATTAATACAATGATTAAAAAATTTGTGAAAGTAATTCATGATGCCGACACATCATATAACACAGTATTCACGCTGCGGGACTATCGCCCCTCTGTTGTCAGATGTATAATCATGAAAGAAACTCAGACAACAAGCGCCCCAGCCTAAGATAGGAGCTATCTAAGGCTGGGGCGTTTCGTGAATACAAGAACGTTATGCGCCATTACCGGTAAATATTAAAGATAATATTTAAGGAGATAATTTATGAAAGGTAAGATACTCTTATTATTTTTTATTACGATAATGTTTTCATCTTGTCAAAATATTAGTCAATCGACTACTTTGAACAGCGAAACTAAATCAATAATGAATTCTGAACTGCCTCCTGATGTAGTGAGTACAGGTAATGGAACAGAATCGAAAGAAATAACTGAAGGTCGATCAGATCCTTCTAACAATGAAGCGTTATCCATGAGCATTGGGAACTATGATTTGAAAGGAGAATTTAATGATGAAATGCTTCGAAATCCTATAGATCATGATTATGAAGTGGAATTTAATGAATTTCAAAATTCCAAAGAGATTATTACAACATTGGGATGGGGGGCGTTGGAAAGCAAATATACAGAGATTTGGGATAAAGAGTTGAATCAAATATATAAAAAGCTTCTTTCTAAGTTGGATAGAGAACCAAGAGAAGCACTAATTGAATCGCAGAAAGAATGGTTACAGTATCACTTAAGGGAAACAAAATTTGTAGAGAAGACATTTATTAATAATGGTTACCTTGGAACACAAGGATCGGTAAGCCTAGCCACGGTTATACGGGAGAGAATTAGGGAAAGAACAATGCAATTATTTGAATATCGATATTTGCTAGATGGTGAAGTTGATTTTTTATACCAAAGTAAAAAATAGAGTTGGAATCTTAATCAAAGGTTTTAGGTGATGCTTTGAAGACAGTAACGGCGCATAACACTGTATTCACGCTGCGGGAGCTTAAGCTCCCTTGGTCCGGGCCCAGGAACTTCGGAGAAGCAGAGTCAGCCGGACAACCCTACGAGCCTAAGTCTGACGACTCATTCCCTTACGTCACTTAAGGCTCTCTGGTTCGTGAATACAACAACGTTAGCCGAAATTACCGAAAACAGAGAAAGATGAACAATGTCATGGATAATCAAATCCCAATTAGATTTCGCCCGATAAATCTATAAACGGAGAATGGGCATCCATCGAAGATGTTACATTCTTGAAAGAGTCAATTCCAATAGTCATGGGTGATAGAAAGTGCTGTTCCAGAGAGTGATTTAGGTTTTGTGGTTACCGGTGTAGATTTTGAAATAAAGTCGTACTGTTTGGAAAAAATTTGATATGATTGTGTTACAATCTATTATATTTGGCACCGCAAACGGGCATATTGAGAGTATTGTGGTGGTGACAAGAAAACAGAATGAGTAACGCTGAAAATTTATGTATTTACACTTTGCTACGGGGGTACTTATGAAAACTCACTATTATTTAGGTTGGTTTAACAATTTTTTCCAGAGAATTTGGTCAGGATGTTACAGGAGGATATAACTGATAGAAAATCGATTGCTATGATTAGCTCGGATCCATTTTTTTATGAAGATGATGGTTCTACTGAACGCTCGTGGCTTGACCAGGCCGGCATTATGTTTGATGAATATCATTTAATTAACTATCACGTACAAAAGGAAGATGCCCAAACGTTAATTCAAAATGCTTCAGTCATTTTCTTGTTGGGTGGAAATACTATTAAACAAAATGGGTTTTTGATGGAATATGAATTGTCGGATTTGATTAAAAAAAGCAGAGCCGTTGTGATGGGAGCAAGCGCTGGTGCGATCAACATGTCCGCTAAATGGATATGCTCGAAAAACTTTGGCTATAAAGTTGAAATAAGCTCTGTTTACGACGGAATCGGTCTTGACGATTTTTCCGTCCTGTCTCATTATGATCTTGAAAATAACATTGCGTTGGTTCAAGGCGAACTGTCTCCCTTATCAGAAGAAATGAATATTTATGCGTCGAACAAAGATTGCGCTGTACGTGTAAAGGGAGATAAAATCGACATTTTAGGCAATGTATATTTAATTTCCCACTCAAAGATTCAGAAATTGGATGAGACGATCTAATTGTGGAGCAACAAAAAAATAATCAAACTTTTTAATAAAAGAATGAGTCAACTGAAAATATTAAGAGCGTGTTTTGATCAATCTTTTTTCCAAAATACGCTCTTTTCTTTGATCATTTATCAAGGTTATTAGTATCAATTTGATCAAACTTTATTTTAAAGCAACGACCGTTGAAGGAGTCATGAGAGTGGGAACAAGTATAGAAGTAATAAATTAGAAATTTGAATGAAAATTAAAATATATTGCGAGTAATTCGGGGAAGTTGGTAACTTCGGCTAATACCACATTTACGCATCTGGCTGACGCCCTCGGTCGCTGAAGTGGTTGCTGCGACAACCTCCTTCGGAGGTTCGTGAATGCGAGAGACGTTAGATGACATTGCTTGAAGTGCTTCAAGGATTACTTTAAGTCCGAGAACTATTGAAGTTTTTTTAAGGAGTGATTATTTGAGAATCTATAATTTTGATAAGGAAACCGGCGTAGAAATAACAAACTTCAATAGTAAAGAATCAATTTTTTCAAGAATTATTCAACATGACAAACTAGGTTATATAGGATGTATGTTTATAGGACCTGAAGGGAAATTAGGATCACATCCAGCAACAATAAATCAATTATTTTTAGTAGTTAGTGGTCAAGGCTGGGTTATAGGTAAAGAAGGAATTAAATATCAGATTCATTCTGGAAGGGCAGCTTTTTGGGAAGCAGGGGAAATACATGTATCAGGATCAGAACAAGGAATGGTAGTAATCATAATTGAAGGCGAAGATCTAAAACCGTTAATGAAAGAAATAGATTGGATCGAGAGCTGACTCGGAGAAGAAGCAACATATTCACGCGACGGATCGGCTACCGCCGACCCTTGGTCCGCTTGGGGCATTTCGAGGAAGTCGAGACAGGCGGACAACCCTGCGAACCTAACCGCGGTCGCGGCCACCCCCGTTGGGGGCTTAAGGTTCTCGGGTTCATGAAAACGTTAGACGAAATTAACGAGTTCAAGATCAATTAAAAAACGAACGTTCGTTCTTCCTCTTGGTGGTAGATGATGGTACAATAGGAAAGACAATTGAATCTTGGGTGGGCATGGTTTCCCTTCGAAAGGAGGTGAGGCCATGGAAGTAAAGGATGCTTTGACGATCATGTTTTTATTTGGATCGTTTATCCTTGCACTTTTAACATACATCAATTCTAACAACAAGAGAAAGTAAGAACCCACCCCAAGGTTAGAGCCAGAGGTGGGTTTTGGTCTTTTGTAACTCAGAAGGGATAACCCATCCAAGCCAATTGTTGAGCCGAGTGTTAGCCGCGCTCGGCTTCTTTACAAAGTATGATAACACAATTGGAAAAAGAAGTGAATAGGAAACGGGTTAAAGAATATTGAAAGAATAAATCGTATTAATGGCGTGTTAAGGACGTAATACAATATTTTGAAAGACATCATATCCGACTGGGAGTAGCGCAAAGAAGCGTTAACCTCGTCGAACACCATATTCACGCTGCGTCGCTGACGCTCCTTGATTCGCTCGAGGTTGAAGTTCTAGAAGTAGACTCAGGCGAATAACCCTGCGAGGCTAAGTCTTCGACCCGGCAGCTTTGCTGCCTTAAGCCTCTCAGGTTCTATGTGTAAGTGGTTTCGAAGAAGAGGTTACGTCGTATAACACAGTATTCACACAGCGGACCGGCATGCGCCGTCCCTTGGTCCGCCAGGGGCATTTCGAGAAGTTGGATCAGGCGGTCAACCCTGCGAACCTAACCGCGTCGCGGCCGCCTCTGGCGGGGCATAAGTCGGTGGGACGTCGTGAACAAAACAACGTTATAAGAAATCGGCGAAAATAAGAAACCCAATAAAATGGAGCAAATCTATGAAACACAATCAAACGGATTGTTATGCATTTCGAATGTACCCAGAACCAAATGGAACGAACTATTATCAAAATGACTTGATGACACAAGAACAAGTTGAAAGACTGTTTGATTATTGTCAAATACTAGAAGCAATAATTTTTGACAAAGGATGGCTCTTTTTAATTAGTTATTATGGATATGAGGAGCTATTCGAAATTAATAATAAGAGCGGATGGTTTGAGTGCAGTGACTTAGAGGATTTTAAAAAATATATTGAATCTTATCAAAACGACATAAAGAATATGAAATAGCAAATAAAGAAAATGAATTGGATAAAGCAAAATGTATGTAACTCAAGAGGTCGCCGACATCTTATAAAATTATATCCACGCATCGGAGCCAAACGGCTCCTCGGTCCGCGAGAAGTGATTGGCAGTGGAGGTAGATTCAACGGACACATCCGCAACGGC
Encoded proteins:
- a CDS encoding putative holin-like toxin, which encodes MEVKDALTIMFLFGSFILALLTYINSNNKRK
- a CDS encoding nucleotidyltransferase family protein; the encoded protein is MTVGTINYEEKLIEIIELSPLLVEVFELSQRLNLSQYYIGAGCIVQTVWNCLIGNPLDYGIDDIDIVYFDTDLTYQKEDGIIKLSKEVFCKFPIKVDIKNQARVHLWYKDKFGIDLEPYLSIEEAINSWPTTATSLGVRRDENEGWKIHSPFGLEDLFQLKVKANKKLITQEIYKTKYEKWKRKWPEITVIPW
- a CDS encoding cupin; translated protein: MRIYNFDKETGVEITNFNSKESIFSRIIQHDKLGYIGCMFIGPEGKLGSHPATINQLFLVVSGQGWVIGKEGIKYQIHSGRAAFWEAGEIHVSGSEQGMVVIIIEGEDLKPLMKEIDWIES
- a CDS encoding lysozyme inhibitor LprI family protein — encoded protein: MKGKILLLFFITIMFSSCQNISQSTTLNSETKSIMNSELPPDVVSTGNGTESKEITEGRSDPSNNEALSMSIGNYDLKGEFNDEMLRNPIDHDYEVEFNEFQNSKEIITTLGWGALESKYTEIWDKELNQIYKKLLSKLDREPREALIESQKEWLQYHLRETKFVEKTFINNGYLGTQGSVSLATVIRERIRERTMQLFEYRYLLDGEVDFLYQSKK